CGGGAGACCGACCGGGTCGAGATCCACGTCGCCGCCTCCGACGGCGCCTCGACGCGTCGCTTCGACGAGAGCTTCGTGCTGGCCCCGCTGGAGGAGGCGCTGCGCGCGCTGTCGTGGGGCATGCTGCTCTTGGGCGCCGCGCTGGTCGCCGCCCGCTTGGCCTTCGGCTAGACCCGGGGCAACTCACTCCGCGAGCCCCTCCCGGCGGAGGTGGCGCCAGTAGCCGTCCACCCCCTGAAGGACGACATGGTCGTGGCCCCAGCGCAGCGCCGGGTACGCCACCCGGGCGGCCGCCCGCATCGACGGCTTGCGCATCTCCAACCGCCACCCGATGCGCACACACGACCCACCGTCGACTGGGCGGATCCGCAGCCGCGCCGGGCCCCTGAGGTCACCGCGGACCGAGGCGTCGATCCGTTCCGCCGGGCGACACTCCACGAGTCGGATCCCGACCTGCATGCGGTACGGCACGGGCGGGACGATGACCCCGCGCAGAACCGTCCCCCGGCGGAGTCCCGAACCGTCCACCTCGACGTTGCGCAGCCATCCCCACCACTGCTCGTAGCGATCGAGCCGCTGGATGTCGCCCCACAGTTCCTCAGGCGGGAGCGGGAACACGAATGAGCCGATGTACCCGATCTCGTAGGGCCGGCGGGCCTCGCCGAGGTCCATGCGCGCCTCCCGACGTGCTCCACCGTACGCCCCGACGTGAACGAGGCCCGGGCGCTGCGCCCGGGCCTCGGTTGACGCACGACAGGTGGTTACCCGACCTCGTGCTCGTCTTAGACCTCACCGCGCCACGCGCCGGTCTCTTGACCGCCGCGCTCCTCGATGAACTCCTTGAAGCGCTCGAGGTCGCTCTGGACGCGACGATCGGTGATGTTCACCGCGTCGGCGACCTTCTCGCGCCAGTCGTCGGGCTCGAACTCCAGCTCGAGGTTCACGCGGGTGCGTTGGCCGTCGAGCGGCTCGAAGGTCACGGTGCCGGCCTGGGTGACCTCACCTTCAGCGCGCCACGCGATGCGCTCGTTCGGCCGCTGCTCGGTGATCTTTGCGGTCCACTCGCGTTCGGCACCGGCGATGTTGCCCTTCCAGTGCAGCGTCACGTCGTCGACCTGTCGGACCTGCTCGACGTTGTTCATGAACTTCGGGAAGTCCTCGAACTGCGTCCACTGGTTGTACGCGGTTGTGCGGTCGACATTGACTTCGATGCTCTTTCGGATGGTCGTCGGCATACGTTCGCTCCTTGGTTCATCGCGGTCTCGTGGTCTGCCTCACCAACAGAGTGGGGGATGGGACGTCGCGCTTCCACCTCCACTCCCCAACGGACGTGGGGGAAACGAACGGCCGTCCGACGAACGGGAAAGTGGGCGTCAGCCGCGCAGATCGTCGATGATCAGGGCCAGACCGATCCCCAACATCCACAGGTCCTTGGCGACACCGATCCCCTCCTGGGTCGGGCGGACGTTGTCCTCCTCGGTCATCCCGGGGGCGTTGAGGTAGAGGCGGAGCGTGGCGATGGAGAAGGCCGTCAGTCCCAGGCCGGCCAGCCAAGATGGGA
The genomic region above belongs to Actinomycetota bacterium and contains:
- a CDS encoding SRPBCC family protein — protein: MPTTIRKSIEVNVDRTTAYNQWTQFEDFPKFMNNVEQVRQVDDVTLHWKGNIAGAEREWTAKITEQRPNERIAWRAEGEVTQAGTVTFEPLDGQRTRVNLELEFEPDDWREKVADAVNITDRRVQSDLERFKEFIEERGGQETGAWRGEV